ACAGAGAATGAACTGGCCGAAATTTTCCAGAATTTTGGCGAAGAGCGGTATGCCAAGCGAATCGCCCGTATGATCGTGCGGTCCAGGGAACATCATCCGGTTGATACGACATTCCGGCTGAGTGCGCTCGTTTGCGAGGCGCTGCCTGCCAAAGCACGCTATCGTCAGCCCATCCATCCGGCGACCCGGGTATTCATGGCCTTGCGGATAGCGGTCAATCGTGAACTGGAAAAGCTGGAAGGCTTTCTCGAATCCGTCCCGCAATGGTTGTTGCCGGGCGGGCGATTGTGCGTTCTATCCTTTCATTCGCTGGAAGACCGTATCGTCAAACGGTTCATGCGGGCCTGGGAGGGCAGATGCGTATGCCCGCCAGGTCTTCCGGTTTGCGCCTGCGGCAGAACATCGCTCATGCATGCGGTCTTTCGACATGCCATGCGCCCGACGAATGCAGAAATCACTCGGAACCCCCTTTCCAGAAGCACAAGACTTCGCGTGGCGGAGAAATGGTGATTCCAAATCCGGATACACAAAAGCATCAGGGACGGTCTTTCTCTTCCGGCGGTTGGGAATGGATCTCCCGATTCTTTCGATGGAAGTCTGAGCCGCCGGAGGGTTCGCTCGGGAACAGCCGACTTTCAGCAACCATCGATTCGCTGCCTGCCGGTCGACTGACCGCGCTTCTCTTGCTCATCATGGCTACCCTGTTCGAAGCCATCATTTTTGTCAAGATGGATATCCGCGACAAGAAAATCCAGAAGGAAATCGTTCAGGAGTTGCAGCGGAATCAGAGCCTGATGATCCTCGAAAACAACCTCGATATTGAAATTGCCGGTCTGAGCTCTCCAGAGAGAATCGCCCAGATCGCCAGAGATCAGTTTGGCCTTTCGACACCCAGTCATGAACAACTACAGGTGCTGCCATGAGAACCGACATCATTCATTCTGTGAAAAGACGCCTCGGGTATATGCGTTACGTTGTTTGGTTTCTTGCCGTTCTGGTTTTGGGAAAGGCGTTTTACTATCAGTGCGCCAAAAGTGAATGGCTTACCGAGGAAACCTGGCGCAGGCATATCAAGCGTACGAGTGTCGAGGGAAAGCGTGGAATGATTCTCGATGCGGCAGGCAGAGAAATGGCCCTGAGCATCGATACCATTTCCGTCGGGCTGCATCCGAAGAAAATTGAAAAATCCGGGCCGACGGTAGATCTGCTTTCCGAAGCACTGGATATTCCCAGAAAAGCGCTCGAGCAGCAGATTGCGGAATCCGAAAAGCGGGATTTCATCTGGTTGAAGCGCAAGCTTCCTCCGGTCGATTCCGTTCGACTGGTCCAGAAAATCGAGAAGGCAATTTGCGATCCTTCAAGCCCGCTCCATAAAAACAGCAAGAAGGCGCTTGATTCGAACCCGCTGTACTTCCAGCGGATGCAGAAGGAAATTCTGCCGGGCGTTCTGTTCGTTCCCGAGTACAATCGCTACTATCCCAACAAAACGCTCGCCGCACAGGTCGTCGGCTTTACCGGGACAGACAGCAAGGGTATGGAAGGTATCGAAAAGCAATACGATCAGGAACTTTCAGGGTATCATTCCGTGGCCCGGGTGCTCAAGGATGCCCGGGGAATGGGGCTCGATGTTGAAATGCCCGAGGAGTCGGCATACAATGGCAACAGCGTCGTTCTGACGATCGATGGGATGATTCAGTACAGCGCG
This Desulfatirhabdium butyrativorans DSM 18734 DNA region includes the following protein-coding sequences:
- the rsmH gene encoding 16S rRNA (cytosine(1402)-N(4))-methyltransferase RsmH, whose product is MYTAHPSAMLQETIEYLNCRPGRIVVDCTLGGCGHAMAICRNIGPDGLLIGLDQDAEAIAHAREVLEPYGNRVRLFHSDFSELGAILSGLDIAGVHGIVMDLGMSRHHLEGSLRGFSFQADEVLDMRMDVRNPMTAAEILRTATENELAEIFQNFGEERYAKRIARMIVRSREHHPVDTTFRLSALVCEALPAKARYRQPIHPATRVFMALRIAVNRELEKLEGFLESVPQWLLPGGRLCVLSFHSLEDRIVKRFMRAWEGRCVCPPGLPVCACGRTSLMHAVFRHAMRPTNAEITRNPLSRSTRLRVAEKW
- a CDS encoding cell division protein FtsL, with amino-acid sequence MVIPNPDTQKHQGRSFSSGGWEWISRFFRWKSEPPEGSLGNSRLSATIDSLPAGRLTALLLLIMATLFEAIIFVKMDIRDKKIQKEIVQELQRNQSLMILENNLDIEIAGLSSPERIAQIARDQFGLSTPSHEQLQVLP